The Salmo salar chromosome ssa06, Ssal_v3.1, whole genome shotgun sequence genome window below encodes:
- the LOC106601163 gene encoding CCN family member 1 — MRTLILRVLFQMTTIALVSAGCPVMCECPAGPPSCPPGVSSVPDGCGCCKVCAAQLNQDCHDSHPCDHHKGLECNYGNDVGRTHGICRAKLEGRSCEYNGRIYQNGENFQAGCKHQCTCIDGAVGCVPLCPSHVPLASPSCPAPRLVKVPGQCCLSIDCHKGSSVVPPVQRHPLPPAYPPFPFMPYPAYPYKPYSKPYHYKPKDTMGNELVEVEKKWDKLRGHKHLAAWRQFGGQCVVQTTSWSQCSRSCGMALSSRVTNDNAQCKLVKETRLCNIRPCSSMSIPVKKGRKCSRTHKAPEPLRLSYAGCRSTRLYRPNYCGLCVDGRCCSPRRTRTASVTFACPDGERSDHSVMFVQSCKCSDKCSHLNEVALPPQQWLYGDTHKFTD, encoded by the exons ATGAGGACGTTAATATTGCGTGTTCTGTTTCAAATGACGACTATTGCCTTG GTGAGTGCTGGCTGCCCTGTGATGTGTGAGTGCCCGGCTGGccccccctcctgtcccccgggggTCAGCTCTGTACCTGATGGCTGTGGCTGCTGTAAGGTGTGTGCTGCTCAGCTCAACCAGGACTGCCACGACTCACACCCCTGTGACCACCACAAGGGGCTGGAGTGTAACTATGGCAATGACGTGGGCCGCACTCATGGCATCTGCAGGG CGAAGCTCGAGGGTCGCTCCTGCGAATACAACGGACGGATCTACCAGAACGGGGAGAATTTCCAGGCTGGCTGCAAGCACCAGTGTACGTGTATTGACGGGGCAGTGGGCTGCGTGCCCCTGTGCCCCAGCCACGTGCCCCTGGCATCGCCCTCCTGCCCTGCCCCGCGCCTGGTCAAGGTGCCTGGGCAGTGCTGCCTCAGTATTGACTGCCACAAGGGCTCATCCGTTGTACCCCCAGTACAACGGCACCCACTGCCTCCAGCCTACCCGCCTTTCCCCTTCATGCCCTACCCTGCCTACCCCTACAAACCATACTCCAAGCCTTACCACTACAAACCCAAGGATACCATGGGAAACGAGCTGGTGGAGGTAGAGAAGAAATGGGACAAGCTGCGAGGGCACAAGCACCTGGCGG CATGGAGGCAGTTTGGAGGGCAGTGTGTGGTCCAGACCACGAGCTGGTCCCAATGCTCACGCAGCTGTGGGATGGCCCTGTCCTCTCGTGTCACCAATGACAACGCCCAGTGTAAGCTAGTGAAGGAGACGCGTCTGTGCAACATCCGGCCCTGCAGCTCCATGTCCATCCCCGTcaag AAAGGGAGGAAGTGCTCCCGTACCCACAAGGCCCCAGAGCCCCTGCGTCTGTCCTATGCTGGCTGCCGCAGCACACGTCTCTACCGGCCCAACTACTGCGGCCTGTGTGTGGACGGCCGCTGCTGCTCACCCCGCCGCACACGCACCGCCTCCGTGACCTTTGCCTGCCCTGATGGCGAGCGCTCCGACCACTCCGTCATGTTCGTGCAGTCCTGCAAGTGCAGTGATAAGTGTAGTCATCTGAACGAGGTTGCCCTCCCGCCCCAGCAGTGGCTCTACGGAGacacacacaagttcacagaCTAG
- the LOC106607027 gene encoding volume-regulated anion channel subunit LRRC8D produces MFSLSELASLSERQGSSKLLKPWWEVFMEYLVVLMLMVSVLSGTLLLSRDRVVCLPLDLTTTSTNQNTSFSSGAVPQPHPPNRPPTKPSPIPASPWTPARGRRTHLDYQQYVYISHVCYHKALPWYSRFFPYVALLQSLVLLASGCFWFHFPLTSARIEHFLTILAKCCESPWTSRALSHAARQEEGGEETGPQDLQTPPPTLLSSPSVTRNRQSSLDSGTDSPLLVRSDSASTAAPPSPCPSTLSRTSSLSSMSLSRSRVPASKSPVVLDGSRQVASLDRRDGEQARALFERVRRFRSHCENSEVIYKVYLAQTVFKLLLVVLIVAYTTPLMSSISFTHTCLPQAHALTGYSAFECTHALASVLHKLLLAYVSLVGLFGLLSIYTLSWILHSSLRQYSFNKLRELGSMRDVPDLCNDLAFLLHMADQYDPLLAQRLSVFLSPVSETRLLEESLERRWGAERLRSMTTVDPEGRPLLQLVALPRLPPALFTLSQLVVLKLELITDAKLPAQVANMTSLRELHLYHCTAAMQPGALVVLQERLEALHLTFTQAAEIPGWVYSLRGLQELHLSGRLGCEGGVGRGWALGSLRQLRHLRVLVLRGMLQRVPGELGELAGSLVRLEIHNEGSRLLVLTGLRRVAGLTELQLQDCHLERLPSALLALTSLRTLDLQHNSLRTLEELLGLAHLRRLSCLRLAHNRVLALPASVGVLRALELLDLGYNQLQSLPPALFNLHHLRRLLLAGNLLDELPAEVGALTFLTELDLSGNRLESLPPELFSRCLELRSLNVSHNSLGSLPPGLSNLSQLSRLDLRSNSLEELPMELGCCSGLHGEGLLVEDWLLHALPRHVKEFLTQPGSHTCKSLESHSRPDSDSFPYFSATQWSFSSALESRI; encoded by the exons ATGTTCAGCCTGTCAGAGCTGGCCTCTCTGAGTGAGCGTCAGGGCAGCTCCAAGCTGCTGAAGCCCTGGTGGGAGGTCTTCATGGAGTACCTGGTGGTGCTGATGCTCATGGTATCTGTGTTGTCAGGCACCCTGTTGCTCTCTCGAGACAGGGTGGTGTGTCTCCCCCTGGACCTCACTACCACCTCCACTAACCAGAATACCTCCTTCAGCAGTGGTGCCGTACCTCAACCCCACCCCCCTAACAGGCCCCCCACCAAACCATCCCCCATACCAGCCAGCCCTTGGACCCCTGCTAGGGGCAGACGCACTCACCTGGACTACCAGCAGTATGTCTACATTAGCCACGTGTGCTACCACAAGGCCCTGCCCTGGTACTCCCGCTTCTTCCCCTATGTGGCTCTACTCCAGTCCCTGGTGCTATTGGCCAGCGGTTGCTTCTGGTTCCACTTCCCCCTCACCTCCGCCCGCATAGAGCACTTCCTGACCATCCTGGCCAAGTGCTGTGAGTCTCCCTGGACCTCCCGCGCCCTGTCCCATGCCGCCCgccaggaggagggaggggaggagacaggcccCCAGGATCTCCAAACGCCTCCTCCTACTCTCCTGTCTTCACCCTCCGTAACCCGCAACCGCCAGTCCAGCCTGGACTCAGGCACAGACAGCCCCCTGCTGGTGAGATCGGATAGCGCGTCCACTGCCGCCCCTCCCTCGCcctgcccctccactctctcccggacttcctctctgtcctccatgtctctgtcccggTCCCGTGTCCCGGCTTCCAAATCCCCTGTGGTGCTGGATGGTTCACGGCAGGTTGCCAGTTTGGACCGGCGTGACGGGGAGCAGGCCAGGGCACTGTTCGAGAGGGTGCGCCGCTTCCGCTCCCACTGTGAGAACTCTGAAGTCATCTACAAG GTGTACTTGGCCCAGACGGTGTTCAagctgctgctggtggtgctgaTAGTGGCCTACACCACCCCTCTGATGAGCTCCATCTCGTTCACCCACACCTGCCTGCCCCAGGCCCATGCCCTGACTGGCTACAGTGCCTTTGAGTGTACCCATGCCCTGGCCTCTGTCCTCCACAAGTTGCTGCTGGCCTACGTCAGCCTGGTGGGGCTCTTTGGCCTGCTGAGCATCTACACCCTCAGCTGGATCCTCCACAG CTCCCTGCGTCAATACTCCTTTAACAAACTGAGGGAGCTGGGCTCCATGAGGGATGTCCCTGACTTATGTAATGACCTGGCCTTCCTGTTACACATGGCTGACCAGTACGACCCCCTGCTGGCCCAGCGCCTTTCCGTCTTCCTGTCACCCGTCAGTGAGACACGCCTGCTGGAGGAGAGCCTGGAGAGGCGCTGGGGTGCCGAGAGGCTGCGCTCCATGACCACGGTCGACCCAGAGGGACGGCCCCTGCTGCAGTTGGTGGCCCTGCCGCGCCTGCCCCCCGCCCTCTTCaccctcagccagctggtggTGCTCAAGCTGGAGCTCATCACAGACGCCAAGCTCCCCGCACAGGTGGCCAACATGACCTCACTCAG GGAGCTTCATTTGTACCACTGTACTGCAGCCATGCAGCCTGGTGCTCTGGTGGTTCTGCAGGAGCGTCTGGAGGCCCTGCACCTCACCTTCACCCAGGCTGCAGAGATCCCTGGCTGGGTCTACTCTCTCCGCGGCCTGCAGGAGCTGCACCTTTCTGGCCGGCTGGGCTGCGAGGGCGGGGTGGGCCGTGGCTGGGCCCTGGGAAGCCTCCGGCAGCTCCGTCACCTCCGGGTGCTGGTCCTGAGGGGCATGCTGCAGCGTGTGCCCGGGGAGCTGGGGGAGTTGGCAGGGAGCCTGGTGAGGCTGGAGATCCACAACGAGGGCTCCAGGCTGCTGGTGCTGACGGGCCTGCGGCGTGTGGCCGGCCTGACCGAGTTGCAGCTGCAGGACTGCCACCTGGAGCGCCTGCCCTCTGCCCTGCTGGCCCTCACCAGCCTGCGCACCCTGGACCTGCAGCACAACAGCCTGCGCACCCTGGAGGAGCTCCTAGGGCTGGCGCACCTCCGCCGCCTCTCCTGCCTCAGGCTGGCCCATAACCGTGTTCTGGCCCTACCGGCTAGTGTTGGTGTACTGCGTGCTCTGGAACTCCTGGACCTGGGGTACAACCAGCTCCAGAGCCTTCCCCCGGCCCTCTTCAACCTCCACCACCTACGTCGCCTCCTACTGGCTGGAAACCTGCTGGACGAGCTGCCAGCAGAGGTAGGAGCGCTGACATTTCTCACCGAGCTGGACCTGAGTGGGAACAGGCTGGAGAGTCTGCCTCCAGAGCTCTTCAGTCGCTGTTTGGAGCTGCGGAGCCTGAATGTATCCCACAACTCCTTGGGTTCCCTGCCTCCAGGGCTGAGCAACCTGAGCCAGCTGTCCCGCCTGGACCTGCGCAGCAACAGTCTGGAAGAGctgcccatggagctgggctgCTGTTCAGGACTGCATGGAGAAGGTCTGCTGGTGGAGGACTGGCTGCTCCATGCACTGCCACGACATGTGAAGGAGTTCCTAACCCAGCCTGGCTCTCATACCTGCAAATCCTTAGAATCACACTCCCGTCCAGACTCAGATAGCTTCCCCTACTTCTCGGCTACCCAGTGGAGTTTCTCCTCCGCTCTGGAATCACGGATATAG
- the ddx39 gene encoding ATP-dependent RNA helicase DDX39, which produces MAENDADNELLDYEEDEEPQGAPETAAPAGKKEVKGSYVSIHSSGFRDFLLKPELLRAIVDCGFEHPSEVQHECIPQAILGMDILCQAKSGMGKTAVFVLATLQQIEPVDGQVSVLVMCHTRELAFQISKEYERFSKYMPTVKAAVFFGGLSIKKDEDVLKKNCPHIVVGTPGRILALIRNKTLNLKNVKHFVLDECDKMLEQLDMRRDVQDIFRLTPHEKQCMMFSATLSKEIRPVCRKFMQDPMEVFVDDETKLTLHGLQQYYCKLKDSEKNRKLFDLLDVLEFNQVVIFVKSVQRCVALSQLLVEQNFPAIAIHRGMAQEERLSRYQQFKDFQRRILVATNLFGRGMDIERVNIVFNYDMPEDSDTYLHRVARAGRFGTKGLAVTFVSDETDAKTLNDVQDRFEVNVAELPEEIDISTYIEQSR; this is translated from the exons ATGGCTGAGAATGACGCTGACAATGAGCTGCTGGACTATGAAGAGGACGAGGAGCCTCAGGGAGCCCCAGAGACCGCTGCCCCAGCAGGCAAGAAGGAGGTGAAGGGCTCCTATGTCTCCATCCACAGCTCTGGCTTCAGAGACTTCCTGCTCAAACCAGAGCTGCTCCGCGCGATTGTCGACTGTGGCTTTGAGCATCCGTCTGAAG TTCAACATGAGTGCATCCCTCAGGCCATCCTGGGCATGGACATCCTGTGCCAGGCTAAGTCTGGTATGGGCAAGACGGCAGTGTTTGTTCTTGCCACACTACAGCAGATCGAGCCTGTGGATGGACAG GTGTCAGTTCTAGTAATGTGCCACACACGAGAGCTGGCCTTCCAGATCAGCAAAGAGTACGAGCGCTTCTCCAAGTACATGCCCACAGTCAAGGCAGCCGTGTTCTTTGGGGGCCTGTCTATCAAGAAGGACGAAGATGTGCTGAAGAAGAACTGCCCTCACATTGTGGTGGGAACCCCTGGCCGAATCCTGGCCCTCATCCGCAACAAGACCCTCAACCTAAAGAACGTCAAGCACTTTGTCCTGGATGAGTGTGACAAGATGCTGGAGCAGTTGG ACATGAGGCGTGACGTACAGGACATCTTCAGGCTAACACCACATGAGAAGCAGTGCATGATGTTCAGCGCCACCCTCAGCAAGGAGATTCGACCGGTCTGCCGCAAGTTCATGCAGGAT CCCATGGAGGTGTTTGTAGATGATGAGACCAAGCTGACGCTGCACGGTCTGCAGCAGTACTACTGCAAGCTGAAGGACAGCGAGAAGAACCGCAAGCTCTTTGACCTGCTTGATGTGCTGGAGTTCAACCAG GTGGTGATCTTTGTCAAGTCAGTGCAGCGCTGTGTGGCGCTTTCTCAGCTACTGGTGGAACAGAACTTCCCTGCCATTGCCATCCACAGGGGCATGGCTCAGGAGGAGAG GCTGTCCCGGTACCAGCAGTTCAAGGACTTCCAAAGGCGGATCTTGGTGGCCACTAACCTGTTTGGCCGAGGGATGGATATCGAGCGGGTCAATATTGTCTTCAATTACGACATGCCTGAGGACTCAGACACATACTTACACAGG GTGGCCCGTGCTGGTCGGTTTGGAACCAAGGGTCTGGCTGTGACCTTTGTGTCAGACGAGACAGATGCCAAGACTTTGAATGACGTGCAGGACCGCTTTGAGGTCAATGTGGCCGAGCTGCCAGAAGAGATCGACATTTCCACTTACA TTGAGCAGTCCAGATGA